The Asticcacaulis sp. MM231 genomic interval GCGCGCATGGGCAGGACGTGTCGCCATTGTGTCTAACAACTCAACCCACATGCCGGAGGATTTCGTCGCGATTTTGGCTGCCGCCGGCATAACCCTGCCGGCGTCTCATGTCCTTCTGGCGGGGGCGGAGGCGCTCCATCAGGCCCGTGACTCCGGCGCTGGCCGTGTCATGGTCCTGGGTGATCATAGGCTTAAAACCTATGCAAAAAGCCTTGGTCTTATGGTGGTGCGCGAGGAGGCTGACCTTGTGGTCTTGCTCCGCGACAAGCAGTTCAGCTATGTTAAGTTGGCGCGCGCCGCCAACTGCTTGCGCCGCGGTGCGCGCCTCATCGTCGCCAATCCTGATCTGACGCATCCGGGCGCCAATGGCTGCCTTGTACCGGAAACCGGCGCCTTGCTTGCAGCGATTCTGGCCGGCACCGACCATGCATCCATAGACTATGACATCATAGGCAAGCCCAGCCGCGGCCTGTTTGAGCGTGCCTGCCAGGTGCTTGGCGCTTCGCCCCAGACCACAGTCATGATCGGAGACAACCCCAAAACGGATGGCGATGGCGCCAGGGCGCATGGCTTGCGGGCCGTCCTGATCGGCCCCGCGTCAGGTCTTTCCTTCCGCGATTTCCCCGGTTGGTCGGCCGAAGTATGATAAATTTCACTCACTTTATTGCCAATGTAAAAATGAGTGAAAATCATTAATTTGTCATAAAAGGCTGCATTTTCTGTCACGGCCACTGGCTAGTTTCCCCTCGACCGGGCCCCGCACGCTCATAGCGCCGCCCACAGGTTCGCAACATCAAGGGGATATACCATGTCTTTTAAGAAACGGGTGATTTATGCGCCGCTTCTGGGCGCGCTGACTTTGGCCTGCCTGGCTGGCGCTGCCCACGCTGAGGGTGAAGCCTCCACCACGACCAGTGCAGAGGTGGATGGCATCACCAACGTCGTCGTGAAGGGAAATCGCAAGCTCTCCGGCGCCACAGCGGTCGCCAAAGAGCAGGCCGAGTACGGCAACGACGTGCAGGTCATTTCATCGGCTCAGGTCGAGCAAAGCGGCGCGGTCAACTTCGCCGAAGCTGTTCAGTTCCTCGTCAAGGGCGTCAATATCGGTTATTCGCCCGATGAAGGCGAGTTCACGATCCGTCTTGATGGCGGCGGTGACCGCGATACGCTGGTGACCCTTGATGGCACGCCACTTTACGACCGCGGCCCGGCGCTGGAGAACATTTGGGGTGCAACTACCATCGATCAGCATATGATCGACAATATCGAAGTCTTCCGCGGCGGTAACAGCCTGTACTTCGGATCGAACGGCGGCATTGGCGTCGTTAACGTCATCACCAAGAAGCCCGACGGTACGCGCAAGGGTGACTTCGGCGTCTCCTACGGTTCCTTCCAGACGCGCGAGATCTGGGGTAACTATTCGTTCCCGCTCGATAAGGACGGCAAACATTCGATCATGTTCTACGGATCGATGCTGGCGACCGACGGTCCGCGCATATTCGATCCCGCCGTCTTTACCGACAATGTCGCGCTTTCAGGCGGCGTGCAAAAGTATCCGCTCAACAAGAACGACATTGGCATCAAGTACCTGTGGCAGATTGACGAAAACACCGAACTGCGCGCCAACGCCATCTATACCGAGAGCTGGTTCCAGGACCCATTCCCATCCGGTGAATCCTATTCACCCAATACGCTGCGCTACCCGATCTTTGATGTGTCTTTCACCAAGCGCTGGAACGACAAGCTGTTCCTGGAGGCCTCGGCCTACTACTCCAATCCAAAGCTGTGGAATGCCGAAGTCTATCCTGAAATCTGCATGATCGCGGCGGGCTGCGTTGATCCGAACGCCCCGACCAAGACCATTCCGAAGGGTGCCTGGACGGGTGCGGTCGAGCCGGGTTTTGGCCATGGTTTTGGCAACAGCAACCAATATGTTAGTGGCTTCAAGGAAAAGGGCGCCACGGTACGTGCCACCTGGAACGTCAACCCTTATCTCGAACTGGTCGGCGGTCTGCAATATGTGACCTATGCTGATGACTCTGATGACCGCTTCGCCATCCCGAACAATGACAGCACCACGACCGGCGTCTTTATCGATGTCCATCCACGCCTGCCGTTCAGCCCGGATACCCGCATTTCTCTGGCCATCCGCGAAGATTTCTCGGACGCTTTCGATCACAAGATGATCTGGAAGTTCGGCGTAAAGCAGCCCTTCCTAAAGGACTTCTACGCCCGCGCCAATGGTGGCACGTCCTACAGCCTGCCGCAGACTAACGAACTTTACATCAATAATCCGCGTCCGACGACGGCGACGGCGGCCGGCTTTACCGTGATCGGCAATCCGGATCTGCAGACGGAGGAAACCGAGACCTACAACGCCGCGATTGGCTATAAGCATGACTTCGGCAAGATGGGCTTCTTTGCGGAAGTCGGCGCTTTCAACACGGAAATTTCCAACCGTATCCAGACCACATCGGGCCGCCCGATCATCGTACAATATAAGGGCGTCAACACCCCGGTCGACACCTATTTCAACAACTCGGCCAAGACGATCATCAAGGGGCTGACGGCGGAAGTTGACCTGCGCCTGGGTGAACAGTGGCACTTCAATATTGGCTACACCAAACAAGACGCCTCGGACGAAAGTGGTTCGCGCAAGGGTCTGCAGATCAATGAAACGCCGGAATGGTTCGCCATCGGTGCCATCGACTGGACCTCGCGTGACAAGCGCCTGAAGATCCAGCTTCTGCCGCGTATCCAGGGGCCGGAATGGTCAACGGGCGGCCCCGCCATGCCTGGCACCGCCAAGCCGGCGGTGAATGGCATTGGCGCTGACTCCGGTGTGCCGCGCTACCGTCATAACTTCGGCGACTACACCGTGGTCAACGGCAGCGTCACCTATCTGCTCGGCGACGACATGCAGCACCGCCTCCAGTTCCGCATCGTCAACCTCTTCAATGAGCACTATGCCGAGCGTTATGGCTACGGCAACAACTTCTACGGCGTCGACTATAACAAGGGCCTCTATAGCAATACCGATGACCGTTATTTCTACGGCTACGAATTCGAAGGCAAGCCGCGCAGCTTCTACATGACCTTCGCCACCAAGTTCTAGTTTCTCTCTTGTGCCAACTTTGTGTGTGTCCCCGTCAACACTCGGGGCGCGCGTGGCGAGAAAGCGTTTAGCCGCGCGCGTTCCTCCGATGTGATCCTGCCTTGTCCTGTCCGTCACATCCTGAGACGGGCAGGACAAGGCTTCACCGCTTGGACTTTCCCTTTCCGGAGCACGATCCCATGACCGAGACCAACCGTCGCAATCTTCTTCGTATGTTTGGCGCTGGGGCGGGTCTGGCCGCCAGCGCCACGCCCTTTTCGAACGCTATCGCCCAGGCCCTCAGCATCCCGGCCAAATCCGTCACCGGTACCATCAAAGACGTTAAGCACATCGTCATCCTGATGCAGGAAAACCGCTCGTTCGATCACTACTTCGGCACCTTGAAAGGCGTGCGTGGCTTTGGTGATCGCCATCCGGTGCCTATGGCGGCCGGGCCGGTATGGCAGCAGTCGGATGGCAAGAAGATCATCCCACCTTACCACCTCGATACCAAAACGACCAATGCCATCGCGGTGCCCGGCACACCGCATGGGTTCGGTGACGCGCAAGCCGCCTGGAACCAGGGCAAGTTTGGCTACTGGCCGAAATACAAGAACCCCTATTCGATGGGCTACTACCAACGTGAGGATATCCCCTTCCAGTTCGCACTCGCCGAAGCGTTTACGATCTGCGATGCCTATCACTGCTCGTTGACCTCTTGCACGGATCCCAACCGCATCGTCTTCTGGTCAGGTTCGAACCACGATCCGGACCTACGCGCCAAGGGCATCAATGCGACGAAAGACAATTCTGAACCTATGAACCTGCGCTGCTGGGTCAAGGGAACTCTGCCGGAACCTGGCTACACCTACCAGGGTTCCGCTTTCACCTGGCCGACCCTGCCGGACGTTCTGGAAAAAGCCGGCGTGTCCTGGCGCTTTTATCAGGACCCGAACGACAACTGGACCGGCGCCATGCACGGCGCCCTGGCGTTCGCCAGTTTCCGCGACGCCAAGCCAGGTTCGGCCATTTACGAAAAAGGCATGCGCCACTGGTCGCTTGAGCAGTTCGCGCAGGATGTGAAAGACAACACCCTGCCGGAAGTCTCGTGGATTTTGCCACCCAAGGACTGGTCGGAGCATCCTTCCGCCTCGACGCCGCTGCAAGGCGCGGAATTTACGGCCGGCATTTTGTCGGCGCTGACCAGCAATCCTGAAGTATGGGCCAGTACGGTCTTCTTCCAGACCTTCGATGAAAACGACGGCCTGTTCGATCACGCGCCGGCGCCGGCGCCGCCTTCCTTCAACGTCGCCGGCGAGCTCATGGGCAAGTCGACGGTAGATGTAAAGGGCTTCTACTTTAGTGATCCTGAGCGCAAGTTCCTTGAAGCCGATGACACGATCACGGGCACGCTTAGGCCCTGGGGCCTTGGCCCGCGCGTGCCGATGTATGTCGTCTCGCCGTGGAGCCGCGGTGGCTGGGTGTCATCCGAAGTGTTCGACCACACCTCTGTCGGCCGGTTCCTGGAAAAGCGCTTTGATGTGGTGATCCCGGCTATCAGTCCGTGGAGCCGCGCTGTTTGTGGCGACCTGACCTCGGCCTTTGATTTTGCCAATCCGAACGCGCAGGTCGCGCCGCTGCCGGATGCCTCGGGTTCGCGCAAAGCCGTTCTGGAGCAGATCCACCGCAAGCGCATCGAGCCGCCGGCGACACCGTCGCCCTTGACGCAGGAAACCGGAACGCGCCCATCCCGCGCTCTGCCATACGCCCTTGAGGTGCGTCCGAAGCTTGAATCGGACAGCCTCACGCTGGACTTCGTCAACACCGGCAAGATGGGGGCTGTCTTCCACGTCTATGACCGCCAGAATCTCGAAGCGATTCCGCGCCGTTATACGGTCGAGGCCGGCAAGACACTGAGCGACCGTTTCGCTTTCTCTGACGGTCATTATGACCTGTGGATTTTGGCGCCGAACGGTTTCCACCGCAGCTTCAAAGGGCAGACAAACGCCATAGAGATTGCGGCCACAACGTCGCCCAAGCCAGCCGTCTTGACCCTAACCTTGCGTAACACGACCAAGGCGTCGCTGACTGTGGCTGTGGATGCCGAGGTCTATAATCTCGGCAGCAAGTCGCTGACTTTGAAGCCAGGACAAAGCCATAAGGAAGTGTTTTTGGCGGGCGAGCATGGCAACTGGTACGATGTCACGGTGACGGCGGACGGGTTCGAACGGCGCTTTGCCGGCCGGATCGAGACCGGCGCGCACAGCTTCAGCGACCCGGCGCCAACTCTGGCCCGTGCGCCGGCGGCTTATGTGGCGCCTGAGCCCCGCTTGCCTAAGTTCTAAGAGGCCGCTTGGTCGCCAATCCCCGTAATCGATAAATGCTACATTTATCGATTACGGGGATTTTTGCGTTTGCACGTCGATGTCTTAGAGGGCCGTGGGATGAGGTCTGACTGAGAGTCATGCCTAGCGCCGCTGACAAGACGTGCCTGGGGGTAGTGAAGGGGAGCATGGCGTGGACGCAAGGTCTGAGGCTCTTGTCAGATCCAGGACTGCCAATCCACGATGGTGGCTCGAACAAACAGCCCCCTTATCTGGGAGAGAGTGTCCAGGAAGGCGGCCTTACAGATAGATGCGTCTTAGACGGTTGGACACCTGCTCC includes:
- a CDS encoding HAD-IA family hydrolase produces the protein MNILITSPAGGKGQWNQPAALTHDDMATVFDGATHVLLDWDGCVALADKPLPAAIAFMRAWAGRVAIVSNNSTHMPEDFVAILAAAGITLPASHVLLAGAEALHQARDSGAGRVMVLGDHRLKTYAKSLGLMVVREEADLVVLLRDKQFSYVKLARAANCLRRGARLIVANPDLTHPGANGCLVPETGALLAAILAGTDHASIDYDIIGKPSRGLFERACQVLGASPQTTVMIGDNPKTDGDGARAHGLRAVLIGPASGLSFRDFPGWSAEV
- a CDS encoding TonB-dependent receptor domain-containing protein, translating into MSFKKRVIYAPLLGALTLACLAGAAHAEGEASTTTSAEVDGITNVVVKGNRKLSGATAVAKEQAEYGNDVQVISSAQVEQSGAVNFAEAVQFLVKGVNIGYSPDEGEFTIRLDGGGDRDTLVTLDGTPLYDRGPALENIWGATTIDQHMIDNIEVFRGGNSLYFGSNGGIGVVNVITKKPDGTRKGDFGVSYGSFQTREIWGNYSFPLDKDGKHSIMFYGSMLATDGPRIFDPAVFTDNVALSGGVQKYPLNKNDIGIKYLWQIDENTELRANAIYTESWFQDPFPSGESYSPNTLRYPIFDVSFTKRWNDKLFLEASAYYSNPKLWNAEVYPEICMIAAGCVDPNAPTKTIPKGAWTGAVEPGFGHGFGNSNQYVSGFKEKGATVRATWNVNPYLELVGGLQYVTYADDSDDRFAIPNNDSTTTGVFIDVHPRLPFSPDTRISLAIREDFSDAFDHKMIWKFGVKQPFLKDFYARANGGTSYSLPQTNELYINNPRPTTATAAGFTVIGNPDLQTEETETYNAAIGYKHDFGKMGFFAEVGAFNTEISNRIQTTSGRPIIVQYKGVNTPVDTYFNNSAKTIIKGLTAEVDLRLGEQWHFNIGYTKQDASDESGSRKGLQINETPEWFAIGAIDWTSRDKRLKIQLLPRIQGPEWSTGGPAMPGTAKPAVNGIGADSGVPRYRHNFGDYTVVNGSVTYLLGDDMQHRLQFRIVNLFNEHYAERYGYGNNFYGVDYNKGLYSNTDDRYFYGYEFEGKPRSFYMTFATKF
- a CDS encoding phosphocholine-specific phospholipase C; translated protein: MTETNRRNLLRMFGAGAGLAASATPFSNAIAQALSIPAKSVTGTIKDVKHIVILMQENRSFDHYFGTLKGVRGFGDRHPVPMAAGPVWQQSDGKKIIPPYHLDTKTTNAIAVPGTPHGFGDAQAAWNQGKFGYWPKYKNPYSMGYYQREDIPFQFALAEAFTICDAYHCSLTSCTDPNRIVFWSGSNHDPDLRAKGINATKDNSEPMNLRCWVKGTLPEPGYTYQGSAFTWPTLPDVLEKAGVSWRFYQDPNDNWTGAMHGALAFASFRDAKPGSAIYEKGMRHWSLEQFAQDVKDNTLPEVSWILPPKDWSEHPSASTPLQGAEFTAGILSALTSNPEVWASTVFFQTFDENDGLFDHAPAPAPPSFNVAGELMGKSTVDVKGFYFSDPERKFLEADDTITGTLRPWGLGPRVPMYVVSPWSRGGWVSSEVFDHTSVGRFLEKRFDVVIPAISPWSRAVCGDLTSAFDFANPNAQVAPLPDASGSRKAVLEQIHRKRIEPPATPSPLTQETGTRPSRALPYALEVRPKLESDSLTLDFVNTGKMGAVFHVYDRQNLEAIPRRYTVEAGKTLSDRFAFSDGHYDLWILAPNGFHRSFKGQTNAIEIAATTSPKPAVLTLTLRNTTKASLTVAVDAEVYNLGSKSLTLKPGQSHKEVFLAGEHGNWYDVTVTADGFERRFAGRIETGAHSFSDPAPTLARAPAAYVAPEPRLPKF